A genomic window from Halomonas sp. LR3S48 includes:
- the yaaA gene encoding peroxide stress protein YaaA, with protein sequence MLSVISPAKTLDFETPATTAIHTQPDFLDRSQRLITILRDYSPQQLSDLMGISDKLAGLNAARFAEWRPPFSPDNAKPAAQAFQGDVYMGLEAATFSDDDNAFAQQHLRILSGLYGLLRPLDLIQPYRLEMGTRLPNPAGQDLYAFWQASLTEALDQAITDSGSKVLVNLASNEYFKAVDAKRLDARVITPVFKDEKNGKFKIISFYAKKARGLMAAWMIQQRLDDPERLKEFDVAGYAYNPAMSEGDTLVFTRREDQH encoded by the coding sequence ATGCTGAGCGTGATCTCGCCAGCCAAGACGCTGGACTTCGAGACTCCGGCCACGACGGCCATCCACACGCAGCCGGACTTTCTCGACCGGAGCCAGCGGTTGATCACTATTCTGCGAGACTACTCTCCGCAGCAGCTCAGCGATCTGATGGGGATCAGTGACAAACTGGCCGGCCTCAATGCCGCCCGGTTCGCCGAATGGCGACCGCCCTTCTCCCCGGACAACGCCAAGCCGGCAGCCCAGGCCTTCCAGGGCGACGTCTACATGGGACTCGAGGCGGCCACCTTCAGCGACGACGACAATGCCTTTGCCCAGCAGCACCTGCGCATTCTCTCGGGCCTGTACGGCCTGCTGCGGCCGCTCGACCTGATCCAACCCTACCGTCTGGAGATGGGCACTCGGCTGCCCAATCCGGCCGGCCAGGATCTCTACGCCTTCTGGCAGGCTTCTCTGACCGAAGCGCTCGACCAAGCCATCACCGATAGCGGCTCGAAGGTGCTGGTGAACCTGGCTTCCAACGAGTACTTCAAGGCCGTCGACGCCAAGCGGCTCGACGCGCGGGTGATCACACCGGTATTCAAGGACGAGAAGAACGGCAAGTTCAAGATCATCAGCTTTTATGCCAAGAAAGCCCGGGGACTCATGGCCGCCTGGATGATCCAACAGCGCCTGGACGACCCGGAAAGGCTCAAGGAGTTCGATGTAGCGGGCTATGCCTACAACCCGGCCATGTCGGAGGGCGATACGCTGGTCTTCACTCGCCGCGAAGACCAGCACTGA
- a CDS encoding tetratricopeptide repeat protein, whose product MTQASSLFIRLEYRLAEQLFHTRWLPRSPRTQRLTMHLFERCADAGHPAALSLYGHMLFQRGVSPQDKARGARYVLEAAQAGNLKAQYQAGRILEHGCAQYPRREERAVTWYARAGEAGHSLAALRLARAYRLGELGLPVDGAQAERWQALADRHAGLEGEELDSDVVQARH is encoded by the coding sequence ATGACGCAGGCATCATCACTGTTCATCCGGCTCGAATATCGTCTTGCGGAACAACTGTTCCACACGCGCTGGCTGCCACGCTCCCCGCGTACCCAGCGCTTGACCATGCATCTCTTCGAGCGCTGCGCCGACGCCGGCCACCCTGCGGCGCTATCGCTCTATGGGCACATGCTCTTCCAGCGTGGCGTCAGTCCGCAGGACAAGGCGCGCGGGGCGCGCTACGTTCTCGAGGCGGCACAGGCCGGCAATCTCAAGGCCCAATATCAGGCGGGACGCATTCTCGAGCATGGCTGTGCCCAGTATCCTCGTCGCGAGGAGCGCGCCGTGACCTGGTATGCGCGTGCCGGCGAGGCCGGTCATTCGCTCGCTGCGCTGCGCCTGGCCAGGGCCTATCGCCTGGGCGAGCTGGGGCTGCCGGTGGATGGTGCCCAGGCCGAGCGCTGGCAGGCCTTGGCCGACCGTCATGCCGGGCTGGAGGGTGAGGAACTGGACAGCGACGTTGTCCAGGCCCGACACTAA
- a CDS encoding TIGR00730 family Rossman fold protein, with the protein MSKFCVYLGSRDGRDPAFVEATRALGHELAARGHGLVYGGARIGLMGELANAVLAGGGDVIGVMPDHLVEREQAHEGLPTLIRVNNMHERKASMAAHADAFIALPGGIGTLEELFEAWTWQYLGLHDKPIGVLDIAGFYSPLLAFLDQTVEHGFLNARTRTQLIDAEEPAALLDALEVRLAESAT; encoded by the coding sequence ATGTCGAAATTCTGTGTTTACCTGGGCTCCCGCGATGGCCGGGACCCTGCCTTTGTTGAAGCCACCCGTGCCCTCGGGCATGAGCTCGCCGCGCGCGGCCATGGCCTGGTCTATGGTGGTGCTCGTATCGGCCTGATGGGAGAGCTGGCCAACGCCGTACTCGCCGGTGGCGGCGACGTGATCGGCGTGATGCCCGACCATCTGGTGGAGCGCGAGCAGGCCCACGAGGGGCTACCGACGCTGATACGCGTGAACAACATGCACGAGCGCAAGGCCAGCATGGCTGCCCACGCCGACGCCTTCATCGCTCTCCCCGGCGGTATCGGCACCCTGGAGGAGCTGTTCGAGGCCTGGACCTGGCAGTACCTGGGGCTTCACGACAAACCCATCGGCGTGCTCGATATCGCCGGCTTCTATTCCCCTCTGCTGGCCTTCCTCGACCAGACCGTGGAGCACGGCTTCCTCAATGCCCGCACCCGGACCCAGTTGATCGATGCCGAGGAACCCGCCGCCCTGTTGGATGCACTGGAAGTCCGGCTCGCCGAATCCGCCACCTAG
- a CDS encoding DUF501 domain-containing protein, which produces MVIQTDQMPDARQLAIITEQLGRAPRGIEAVAAVDGEGTPLVLRMAPIVDGKPFPTLYWLCSEQLKIDISRIEASGVIKQIEARLREDGDFLAAYHASHRDYVEARWQNMSAAQRHEVERLGYEGILRERGIGGIANWDQVRCLHTQYAHHLCGNNVIGQWLDAEFTVADYLP; this is translated from the coding sequence ATGGTGATCCAGACCGACCAGATGCCTGACGCTCGCCAGCTCGCCATCATTACCGAGCAATTAGGCCGTGCTCCGCGCGGTATCGAGGCGGTCGCGGCCGTTGATGGTGAAGGCACTCCGCTGGTGCTGCGCATGGCGCCTATCGTCGATGGCAAACCCTTTCCCACCCTCTACTGGCTCTGCTCCGAGCAACTCAAGATCGACATCTCTCGCATCGAAGCCAGTGGCGTCATCAAGCAGATCGAGGCAAGACTTCGGGAGGATGGCGACTTTCTTGCCGCCTACCATGCCAGCCATCGCGACTATGTGGAGGCACGCTGGCAAAACATGAGCGCTGCACAGCGCCATGAGGTCGAACGGCTCGGCTATGAGGGCATATTGCGCGAGCGTGGCATCGGCGGCATTGCCAACTGGGACCAGGTGCGTTGCCTGCATACCCAATACGCCCACCACCTGTGCGGTAATAACGTGATCGGTCAGTGGCTCGACGCCGAGTTCACCGTGGCCGACTACCTGCCCTGA
- a CDS encoding NAD(P)H-quinone oxidoreductase, protein MHAIVIEQERLHWREQPAPRGPAAGEVRLRVAWAGVNRADLMQRAGHYPPPPGVSDIPGLEVSGTVAEVGPDVDGLRPGDRVCALLAGGGYAEEVVVDARQVLPLPEGFGLREAAALPEVFATAWLNLFMEGQLASGERVLLHAGASGVGTAAIQLCHAFGHPCFVTAGSDAKLAACHELGADGLFNRHEGSFVDAVKAWGGADVILDPVGASYLSDNQHVLNADGRMVLIGLMGGRHAELDLGRMLMKRQRLIGSTLRAKPPAAKGAILDALLAHVWPRLTSGEIRPLIDRTWPIDEAEAAHAHVERDANIGKVLLAVSGEG, encoded by the coding sequence ATGCACGCCATCGTCATCGAGCAGGAGCGCCTACACTGGCGTGAGCAACCGGCCCCCAGAGGGCCCGCTGCCGGCGAAGTGCGCCTGCGCGTCGCCTGGGCCGGCGTCAATCGCGCCGACCTGATGCAGCGCGCCGGTCATTATCCTCCGCCACCCGGAGTCAGCGACATCCCGGGCCTGGAGGTCAGCGGCACAGTGGCCGAGGTCGGCCCCGACGTCGATGGCCTTCGCCCTGGCGACCGGGTCTGTGCCCTGCTGGCGGGAGGTGGCTACGCCGAGGAGGTGGTGGTCGACGCACGACAGGTGCTGCCGCTGCCTGAAGGGTTCGGCCTGCGCGAAGCGGCCGCCCTCCCCGAGGTATTCGCTACCGCCTGGCTCAATCTGTTCATGGAGGGCCAACTGGCCTCCGGTGAGCGTGTCTTGCTGCATGCCGGTGCCAGCGGCGTCGGCACCGCAGCGATACAGCTCTGTCATGCATTTGGCCACCCCTGCTTCGTCACAGCAGGTAGCGACGCCAAGCTCGCCGCCTGCCATGAACTGGGGGCCGACGGCCTCTTCAACCGCCATGAGGGCAGTTTCGTGGATGCCGTGAAGGCCTGGGGCGGTGCCGACGTGATCCTCGACCCGGTAGGCGCTTCCTATCTCTCCGACAACCAGCACGTGCTCAACGCCGATGGCCGCATGGTGCTGATCGGCCTGATGGGCGGACGCCACGCCGAACTCGACCTGGGGCGCATGCTGATGAAGCGGCAGAGATTGATCGGTTCGACACTGCGCGCCAAGCCCCCGGCAGCCAAGGGCGCCATTCTCGACGCGCTGCTGGCGCATGTCTGGCCACGCCTGACGAGCGGTGAGATCCGACCGCTGATCGATCGCACCTGGCCGATCGACGAGGCCGAAGCCGCCCATGCTCATGTCGAGCGGGACGCCAATATCGGCAAGGTGTTGCTCGCGGTGAGCGGCGAAGGCTGA
- a CDS encoding isochorismatase family protein: MRLKSEESLLLIVDLQAGLLPVIDGGDQAVNEAVWLGGVACALTIPVWLTEQYPQGLGGSDPRLLEGLPDYQLWQKVHFNAHAEPDFAGALAESGKRQIVLCGSEAHICVMQTGLGLLEAGYEVYWLSEASVSRRAEEAMLARERMVRAGAIPVSADMVAYEWLERCDDERFRQIHKRFLKPRSSRPLRFF; the protein is encoded by the coding sequence GTGCGCCTGAAGAGTGAAGAGAGCTTGCTGCTGATCGTCGATCTGCAAGCGGGCCTGCTACCGGTAATCGATGGCGGCGATCAAGCCGTCAACGAGGCGGTATGGTTGGGAGGTGTCGCTTGCGCGCTGACCATCCCGGTATGGCTGACCGAGCAGTATCCGCAGGGCCTGGGGGGGAGCGATCCACGGCTGCTTGAAGGGCTCCCTGACTACCAGCTGTGGCAGAAGGTGCATTTCAATGCCCATGCCGAGCCGGACTTTGCCGGTGCGCTGGCGGAGAGTGGCAAGCGACAAATCGTGCTATGCGGTAGCGAAGCACACATCTGTGTCATGCAGACCGGCCTGGGGCTATTGGAGGCAGGTTATGAAGTGTATTGGCTCAGCGAGGCATCGGTCAGCCGGCGCGCGGAGGAGGCGATGCTCGCCCGCGAACGCATGGTACGCGCGGGCGCAATCCCAGTGAGTGCCGACATGGTCGCCTACGAGTGGCTCGAGCGCTGTGACGACGAACGCTTTCGCCAGATCCACAAGCGTTTTCTCAAGCCGCGCTCGTCTCGCCCGCTGCGCTTCTTCTAG
- a CDS encoding FAD-binding and (Fe-S)-binding domain-containing protein produces the protein MTAATMAPPADAWRELRRELLAIMPAERLIDDPLRTLAYGTDASFYRLIPRLVIRPASEDELVAVLAGCRTRKLPVTFRAAGTSLSGQAVTDSVLIQLREGWRGHEILDGGRAIRLQPGVIGARANQLLAPFGRKIGPDPASINSCMVGGIAANNASGMCCGTAQNSYRTVRDIRMILADGTRLDTADPASREAFRHSHAELVEGLERLAAETRANAPLAEKIRHKYRLKNTTGYALNSLVDFDDGIEILKHLMIGSEGTLGFISTITYDTVIEEPHKAAALVFLPDMATTCRATIALKPAPVSAVELMDRAALRSVEAKPGMPEVLKTLPDGAAALLIDVRGNDQAQLESRLDAVQAIFEGIHTLEPVTFTREKSLYELYWKIRKGLFPAVGAVRDTGTTVIIEDVAFPIERLDEGVLALTEVFHRHGYSEAILFGHALEGNLHFVFPQGFERPGEVERYQALMDEVAQLVGVEYGGSLKAEHGTGRNMAPYVELEWGPEAYALMWQIKALFDPDNLLNPDVILSRNPTLHLENLKPLPAADPIVDKCIECGFCEHVCPSRDLTLTPRQRIVIAREMARLEALGDGLDAEEIERLKRLREDYRYAGDETCAVDGLCATQCPVGINTGELIRELRHERLAQHADMARRVGRHFSGTTRLARGMLNLAGAGRAVLGEKGLSKVSGTITRVSGGKVPQWVPTLPKAAPVRVLSRKRTTDSVRDKVVYFPSCATRVFGAAHGDGESRSIMEITLSLLEKAGFEVIVPEMPGHLCCGMAFQSKGQFEEATHKARELNRELLVASQNGRYPILSDTSPCVLHMQGRLDERLSVQEPVAFAHDHLLPRLNVTPLDERIAVHVTCSSTHMGLAERMVALARACAREVVVPAEITCCGFAGDKGLVTPELNASALKGLADQVGDCDAGYSNSRTCEIGLSLHGGIPYRSILSLLDRASRERKELVDMA, from the coding sequence ATGACGGCTGCAACGATGGCGCCGCCTGCCGACGCCTGGCGGGAACTCAGGCGTGAACTGCTCGCGATCATGCCTGCCGAGCGACTCATCGACGACCCGCTGCGCACCCTGGCCTACGGTACCGATGCCAGCTTTTACCGGCTGATTCCCAGGCTGGTGATACGTCCGGCGAGCGAAGACGAATTGGTGGCGGTGCTGGCCGGATGTCGCACGCGCAAGCTGCCGGTAACCTTTCGCGCCGCCGGCACTTCGCTTTCTGGGCAGGCCGTGACCGACTCGGTGCTGATCCAACTGCGTGAAGGCTGGCGCGGGCACGAGATCCTCGACGGCGGTCGGGCCATCCGCTTGCAGCCCGGCGTGATCGGTGCCCGGGCCAACCAACTGCTGGCGCCTTTCGGACGCAAGATCGGCCCCGACCCGGCCTCTATCAACAGCTGTATGGTTGGCGGCATCGCCGCCAACAATGCCTCGGGCATGTGCTGCGGCACAGCGCAGAACAGCTACCGTACGGTGCGCGACATTCGTATGATTCTCGCCGATGGCACCCGGCTGGATACCGCCGACCCGGCCAGCCGCGAGGCGTTCCGGCATAGCCACGCCGAACTCGTCGAAGGCCTCGAGCGGCTCGCCGCCGAGACGCGGGCCAACGCGCCGCTGGCCGAGAAGATCCGCCACAAGTACCGGCTCAAGAACACCACCGGTTACGCGCTCAACAGCCTGGTCGACTTCGACGACGGTATCGAGATCCTCAAGCACCTGATGATCGGCTCTGAGGGCACGCTCGGCTTCATCAGCACCATCACCTACGACACCGTGATCGAGGAGCCACACAAGGCGGCGGCGCTGGTCTTTCTACCCGACATGGCCACCACCTGCCGTGCCACCATCGCGCTCAAGCCGGCGCCGGTCTCGGCGGTGGAGCTGATGGATCGCGCCGCGCTACGCTCGGTGGAGGCCAAGCCGGGCATGCCCGAAGTGCTCAAGACCCTTCCTGACGGGGCGGCGGCACTGCTGATCGATGTGCGCGGCAACGACCAGGCGCAGCTCGAGTCCAGGCTCGATGCAGTGCAGGCCATCTTCGAGGGTATCCACACCCTGGAGCCGGTTACCTTTACGCGCGAGAAGAGCCTCTACGAGCTCTACTGGAAGATTCGCAAGGGGCTCTTTCCCGCCGTGGGTGCGGTGCGCGACACCGGCACCACGGTGATCATCGAGGACGTCGCCTTTCCCATCGAGCGCCTCGACGAGGGCGTGCTGGCACTGACCGAGGTTTTCCATCGCCACGGCTACTCGGAGGCGATCCTGTTCGGTCATGCGCTGGAGGGTAATCTGCACTTCGTCTTCCCCCAGGGCTTCGAGAGACCGGGCGAGGTGGAGCGCTACCAGGCGCTGATGGACGAGGTCGCGCAGTTGGTCGGTGTCGAGTACGGCGGTTCGCTCAAGGCCGAGCATGGTACAGGGCGCAACATGGCGCCCTATGTGGAGCTTGAGTGGGGGCCTGAGGCCTATGCGCTGATGTGGCAGATCAAGGCGCTATTCGACCCCGATAACCTGCTCAACCCCGACGTGATCCTGAGCCGCAACCCGACCCTGCACCTGGAGAATCTCAAGCCGCTGCCAGCCGCCGATCCAATCGTCGACAAGTGCATCGAGTGCGGCTTCTGCGAGCATGTCTGTCCTTCCCGCGACCTCACCCTGACGCCGCGGCAGCGCATCGTCATCGCGCGCGAGATGGCCCGGCTCGAGGCGTTGGGCGACGGCCTGGATGCTGAGGAGATCGAGCGGCTGAAACGACTGCGCGAGGATTATCGCTACGCCGGCGACGAGACCTGTGCCGTCGACGGCCTGTGCGCTACCCAGTGCCCGGTAGGCATCAACACCGGCGAACTGATCCGCGAGCTGCGTCATGAACGGCTGGCTCAGCATGCTGATATGGCGCGGCGGGTAGGTCGGCATTTCTCCGGTACCACGCGGCTGGCGAGGGGCATGCTCAACCTGGCCGGTGCCGGGCGCGCCGTGCTGGGCGAAAAGGGCCTCTCCAAGGTGAGTGGCACCATCACCCGGGTCAGCGGCGGCAAGGTACCCCAGTGGGTGCCCACCCTGCCCAAGGCGGCACCGGTACGCGTGCTGAGCCGGAAGCGGACTACTGATAGCGTGCGTGACAAGGTGGTCTATTTTCCTTCCTGCGCCACCCGGGTCTTCGGCGCCGCCCATGGCGACGGCGAGAGTCGCTCGATCATGGAGATCACCCTTTCACTATTGGAGAAGGCCGGCTTCGAGGTGATCGTGCCGGAAATGCCGGGGCATCTCTGCTGCGGCATGGCGTTCCAGTCCAAAGGCCAGTTCGAGGAGGCGACGCACAAGGCGCGCGAGCTCAACCGCGAGCTGCTGGTGGCCAGCCAGAACGGCCGCTATCCCATTCTCAGTGACACAAGCCCCTGCGTGCTGCATATGCAGGGACGGCTGGACGAACGTCTCAGCGTTCAGGAGCCGGTGGCCTTTGCCCACGATCACCTCCTGCCGCGGCTCAATGTCACTCCGCTCGACGAGCGCATAGCGGTTCACGTGACCTGCTCGAGTACCCATATGGGGCTCGCCGAGCGCATGGTAGCCCTGGCCAGGGCCTGCGCCCGTGAAGTCGTGGTGCCGGCCGAGATCACCTGCTGCGGCTTCGCCGGCGACAAGGGGCTGGTCACGCCGGAACTCAATGCCTCGGCCCTGAAGGGGCTGGCCGATCAGGTGGGCGATTGCGATGCGGGGTATTCCAACTCGCGTACCTGCGAGATCGGCCTGTCGCTGCATGGCGGCATCCCGTATCGTTCGATCCTGTCACTGCTTGACCGTGCCAGTCGCGAGCGCAAGGAATTGGTCGACATGGCTTGA
- a CDS encoding NADP(H)-dependent aldo-keto reductase yields MQTRLLGDTGIEVSRLCLGTMTFGEQNSEAEAHEQLDRAVAFGINFIDAAEMYPVPPRAETQGRTEAYIGSWLKRRESRDDVIIATKVTGPRMEHIRGGSRLSREQIHQAIDASLMRLQTDYVDLYQLHWPERSTNYFGKLGYVHDDEEDTVALEETLAALKELVEAGKVRAIGLSNETPWGVMKSLQLAEHLNLPRVASIQNPYNLLNRTFEVGLAEIAHRENVGLLAYSPLAFGVLSGKYLDGVRPENARLTLFERFQRYTSPLAEQATRAYVDIAREHDLDPAQMALAFVNSRSFLTSNIIGATTMEQLEDNLASESLKLEQSVLDAIDEVHRRIPNPCP; encoded by the coding sequence ATGCAGACGCGATTGCTTGGCGACACGGGCATCGAAGTCAGCCGCCTGTGCCTGGGCACCATGACGTTCGGCGAGCAGAACAGCGAAGCCGAGGCCCATGAACAGCTCGACCGCGCCGTAGCCTTCGGCATCAACTTCATCGACGCGGCCGAGATGTATCCAGTCCCACCCCGGGCCGAGACCCAGGGCCGCACCGAGGCCTACATCGGTAGCTGGCTCAAGCGGCGCGAGAGCCGCGACGATGTCATCATCGCCACCAAGGTCACGGGCCCCCGAATGGAACATATTCGCGGCGGCTCGCGCTTGAGCCGCGAGCAGATCCATCAGGCCATCGATGCCAGTCTCATGCGGCTGCAGACCGATTACGTCGATCTCTATCAGTTGCACTGGCCCGAGCGCTCGACGAACTATTTCGGCAAGCTGGGCTATGTTCACGACGACGAGGAGGATACGGTCGCTCTGGAAGAAACTCTCGCTGCACTCAAGGAGTTGGTGGAGGCGGGCAAGGTGCGTGCCATCGGCCTCTCCAACGAAACCCCCTGGGGCGTGATGAAGTCGCTGCAACTGGCCGAGCACCTGAACCTGCCACGCGTCGCCTCGATCCAGAACCCCTATAACTTGCTCAACCGCACCTTCGAGGTCGGTCTGGCCGAGATCGCCCATCGCGAAAACGTTGGATTGCTGGCCTATTCGCCGCTGGCCTTCGGCGTGCTCTCTGGCAAGTATCTGGATGGGGTCCGCCCCGAGAACGCTCGCCTCACGCTCTTCGAGCGTTTCCAGCGCTACACCTCTCCGCTCGCCGAACAGGCCACCCGCGCCTATGTGGACATTGCCCGTGAACATGACCTGGACCCCGCCCAGATGGCGTTGGCGTTCGTCAATTCACGCAGCTTCCTGACCAGCAATATCATCGGCGCCACCACCATGGAACAGCTCGAGGACAACCTCGCCAGCGAATCACTCAAGCTTGAGCAGAGCGTGCTCGATGCCATCGATGAAGTCCATCGGCGCATTCCCAACCCCTGCCCCTGA
- a CDS encoding Tim44 domain-containing protein produces the protein MRHFLVMLMVAVLGFGLAVEHAEARRLGGGSNVGSFSRQATAPKQAAPAPQAQPTRAAGSRMPGMLGGMLAGGLLAALFFGGAFDELRVMDILLMAGLGFLLFRLFARRRTSAVGGPPPSERQPYAEPQAFQPAPGATMGGGTFSSLPDWFDRERFLSGAKEHFMTLQRAWDNNDFGGIQEYVTPELYNLLREERSKQPANNRTEIVRLFAELGDVREVGGQAEATVIFHGVLEENGEQTEFNETWHLIREVRDGAPWYLQGIEQNAAV, from the coding sequence ATGCGCCACTTTCTCGTCATGCTCATGGTTGCCGTGCTGGGCTTCGGCCTGGCCGTCGAACATGCCGAAGCCCGCCGACTGGGCGGCGGCAGCAATGTCGGCAGCTTCTCCCGCCAGGCTACCGCACCCAAGCAGGCCGCTCCGGCGCCCCAGGCCCAGCCCACCCGGGCCGCTGGCTCACGCATGCCGGGCATGCTGGGCGGCATGCTGGCCGGAGGTCTGCTGGCGGCGCTGTTCTTCGGCGGCGCCTTCGACGAGCTGCGTGTGATGGACATTCTGCTGATGGCCGGCCTCGGCTTTCTACTGTTCCGACTTTTCGCACGGCGCCGTACCTCCGCGGTCGGCGGACCGCCGCCCAGCGAGCGTCAGCCTTACGCCGAGCCCCAGGCTTTCCAGCCGGCACCCGGAGCCACCATGGGCGGTGGTACCTTCAGTAGTCTGCCGGACTGGTTCGACCGTGAGCGCTTCCTGTCGGGTGCCAAGGAGCACTTCATGACCCTACAGCGCGCCTGGGACAACAACGACTTTGGCGGTATTCAAGAGTACGTCACCCCCGAACTCTACAACCTGCTGCGTGAGGAGCGCAGCAAGCAGCCGGCGAACAACCGCACGGAGATCGTGCGCCTGTTCGCCGAACTCGGCGACGTACGCGAGGTAGGCGGTCAGGCCGAAGCCACGGTTATCTTTCACGGCGTTCTCGAAGAAAACGGCGAGCAGACCGAGTTCAATGAGACCTGGCACCTGATTCGCGAGGTGCGTGACGGCGCCCCTTGGTACCTCCAGGGCATTGAGCAGAACGCCGCGGTTTGA
- a CDS encoding methyl-accepting chemotaxis protein has product MINLTIAQKLLLCISLCMLLIVGGSTIVQYRLFGDLVTERVTAAELPATLESIRNDIDATLTGPVTTAQNLAHNRYLQAWLSAGEPEEGATQAADYFQDIQQRTGASIVFYVSAHSGNYYTGNGVERTLSRDRDHWFYDLVDASDGEAYQLNVDTEGGEVQVFINHVIEADGERVGIAGVGYSLDAMAEMIRNYRLGESGSVFLANRDGTISIHPEGADRVGEPMETLPGWENIAEELVSGEGYRYAIAKDAEGTEQLVAAIDVPGTDWVAFAQIPRNELFADLNRAVLLVVLSVALILVASLAVIALLLRALFRPIRRTAQAMREVAEGDGDLTLRLPVEGRDESTELAIQFNSFADKMHDVLAQVRSSSDSVRLAAQEIASGGHDMSRRTDQAASSLQQTSASMEEINGTVANTSGSAQEASVLSQAASDLAQRTSGRVEHVISTMGEIQNASSRVADIVKVMDDIAFQTNLLALNASVEAARAGESGRGFAVVAGEVRQLATRSASASRDIRQLIEVSSEKVQDGTHLVRETGDAMQRLMEGVDGVACMLGEISHAASEQSDGIAQVNIAVAELDRMTQQNAALAEETTSAAEQLREQADRLADMVGRFKLKSCPVPLQRLSQAVGMPEGQPREERSRPLALDAL; this is encoded by the coding sequence ATGATTAACCTCACGATAGCCCAGAAGCTGCTGCTCTGTATCAGCCTGTGCATGCTGTTGATAGTCGGCGGTTCCACAATCGTCCAATACAGGCTCTTCGGTGATCTGGTCACAGAACGAGTCACGGCGGCAGAGCTGCCTGCCACACTGGAAAGTATCCGCAATGACATCGATGCGACACTGACAGGTCCTGTTACTACTGCCCAGAACCTGGCGCACAACCGTTACCTGCAGGCTTGGCTGTCGGCAGGAGAGCCCGAAGAAGGAGCCACGCAGGCAGCCGACTACTTTCAGGATATACAACAGCGTACTGGTGCCAGTATCGTCTTTTACGTTTCGGCACACAGCGGGAATTACTACACGGGGAATGGCGTCGAGCGCACGCTGAGCCGTGACCGAGACCATTGGTTCTACGATCTGGTGGATGCCAGCGATGGTGAGGCCTACCAGTTGAACGTCGATACCGAAGGCGGAGAGGTCCAGGTATTCATCAACCATGTCATCGAGGCCGATGGGGAGCGTGTGGGGATCGCCGGTGTCGGCTATTCGCTGGACGCTATGGCGGAGATGATACGCAACTATCGGCTGGGCGAGAGTGGCAGCGTCTTTTTAGCAAACCGAGATGGCACCATCAGCATTCATCCCGAGGGGGCTGACCGGGTGGGAGAGCCCATGGAGACCCTGCCGGGCTGGGAGAACATAGCGGAAGAGCTGGTAAGCGGCGAGGGGTATCGTTACGCGATAGCAAAGGACGCCGAGGGTACTGAGCAATTGGTGGCTGCCATCGACGTGCCGGGTACCGACTGGGTTGCCTTTGCCCAAATTCCGCGGAATGAACTGTTCGCGGATCTCAACCGGGCCGTCCTGCTGGTCGTGCTGAGTGTGGCGTTGATTCTGGTGGCAAGCCTGGCCGTCATCGCTCTGCTTCTGAGAGCGTTATTCCGACCAATACGGCGCACGGCCCAAGCCATGAGGGAAGTCGCCGAAGGTGACGGCGACCTGACGCTACGCCTGCCGGTCGAAGGCCGGGATGAAAGCACCGAGCTGGCCATTCAATTCAACTCCTTTGCTGACAAGATGCACGATGTTCTGGCGCAGGTGAGAAGCAGTAGCGATTCGGTTCGGCTGGCTGCGCAGGAGATCGCCAGCGGCGGTCATGACATGTCACGCCGCACCGACCAGGCCGCTTCCAGCCTCCAGCAGACCTCGGCTTCGATGGAGGAGATCAATGGCACCGTAGCCAACACGTCTGGCTCCGCGCAGGAGGCCAGTGTTCTTTCGCAGGCGGCATCAGACCTGGCACAGCGTACCTCCGGCAGGGTCGAGCATGTCATCTCGACGATGGGTGAGATTCAGAATGCCTCCTCACGAGTTGCCGATATCGTCAAGGTCATGGACGACATCGCCTTCCAGACCAACCTGCTGGCCCTGAATGCCTCGGTCGAGGCGGCGCGGGCAGGAGAGAGTGGAAGGGGGTTTGCCGTGGTAGCCGGTGAGGTGCGTCAGTTGGCCACGCGCAGTGCGTCGGCTTCGCGTGACATACGCCAGCTCATCGAGGTGTCGAGTGAGAAAGTGCAGGACGGCACGCACCTGGTACGCGAAACCGGCGACGCCATGCAGCGCCTCATGGAGGGGGTCGATGGGGTTGCTTGCATGCTGGGAGAGATCAGCCACGCCGCCAGTGAGCAGAGTGACGGTATCGCCCAGGTCAACATCGCCGTGGCGGAACTCGACCGAATGACGCAGCAGAATGCGGCGCTGGCAGAAGAGACGACTTCGGCTGCCGAGCAGTTGCGGGAGCAGGCAGATCGCCTGGCAGACATGGTGGGGCGCTTCAAGCTGAAGAGTTGCCCAGTGCCTCTCCAGAGGTTGAGTCAGGCAGTGGGGATGCCTGAGGGCCAGCCCCGCGAGGAGCGAAGCCGACCCTTGGCACTGGATGCCCTGTAA